ATAAAGCGTTCCCAAGCTCCTTGACAGCGAATTCTAAGGTGTAGGGTTTTAATAGATACTTTTTAACACTTCTCCACCCAGGCTCCTTGGAGAAAAACTTAACGATGACCGAAGAGTCTATGATTCTCATCCCGATCCTCCCTGACGGATTTTACAGACCATCCTAGTGGCGAAGGTCTAACACGCTCCTCCACTATCTTCTCAAGCTCCTCCAGCCTCTTCCTAGCCGTGATCTCCCAAGCAAGCTCCTCGAGATACTTCCTAACGACCTTACCGATGTTCACACCGGCTTCCTCTAAAACCCTTTTAACATCCTTC
The sequence above is drawn from the Candidatus Bathyarchaeota archaeon genome and encodes:
- a CDS encoding VapB-type antitoxin, producing MSEVVSVRVRKDVKRVLEEAGVNIGKVVRKYLEELAWEITARKRLEELEKIVEERVRPSPLGWSVKSVREDRDENHRLFGHR